One Thermodesulfobacteriota bacterium genomic region harbors:
- a CDS encoding efflux RND transporter periplasmic adaptor subunit: MKNKKLYLLIFPLLMVMLVIGVLIFKEKLAITETTTLKGSEDEKGVTNVEVTKVVRKDLVRKIGVPASIGPLHKATLYAKAAGYLNWINVDIGDQVKEGEVLAEMDIPEMVEEYQQVKAKLRGAQANYKKAEADFELQKQTYQRIKDIWATEPGAVAKQDVDVAKAKFELAKASINNEKAKIDNASADMERLKALLEYGKIKAPFDGVITERFVDPGALVQDATSNNVSPVVTIMHTDTVRVFIDVPEPDVPFVEKGDEANLVVDALPGRNLSASVTRFANALNPGTRTMRTEIDIPNPDQLLLPGMYGNITLNLDVIENAVTVPADAITVEKNNKYVYKVKNGKVEKVQIETGIDDGIRVQVVTGLKAGEEIIIKGNNTVSDGDTVKVTKRY; encoded by the coding sequence ATGAAAAATAAAAAACTTTACTTGCTAATATTCCCTCTTCTGATGGTCATGCTTGTTATAGGGGTCTTAATTTTTAAAGAAAAGTTAGCAATAACAGAGACAACAACGTTAAAAGGCTCAGAAGACGAAAAAGGAGTTACAAATGTCGAGGTCACAAAGGTTGTGAGAAAGGACTTGGTGCGCAAAATAGGAGTTCCCGCAAGCATAGGGCCCCTACATAAGGCGACTCTATATGCTAAGGCTGCGGGGTACCTTAATTGGATTAATGTTGACATAGGAGACCAGGTAAAAGAGGGTGAGGTTCTCGCAGAGATGGATATACCCGAGATGGTAGAAGAGTACCAACAGGTAAAGGCAAAACTCAGAGGGGCGCAGGCAAACTACAAAAAGGCCGAGGCTGATTTTGAACTGCAGAAACAAACTTACCAAAGGATAAAGGACATATGGGCAACCGAACCCGGAGCCGTGGCGAAGCAGGACGTAGATGTTGCAAAGGCAAAGTTCGAGCTTGCCAAAGCAAGCATAAATAACGAGAAAGCAAAGATAGATAATGCAAGTGCAGACATGGAAAGATTAAAAGCTCTTCTTGAATACGGAAAAATAAAGGCGCCATTTGACGGCGTAATTACGGAACGATTCGTTGACCCAGGAGCACTCGTTCAGGATGCTACTTCTAATAATGTATCCCCGGTTGTAACTATAATGCATACGGATACAGTTCGTGTTTTTATCGATGTTCCTGAACCGGACGTACCATTCGTGGAGAAAGGAGATGAGGCAAATCTTGTAGTGGATGCCCTTCCAGGCAGAAATTTATCTGCATCAGTTACACGCTTTGCAAATGCACTGAATCCCGGGACCCGCACAATGAGGACTGAAATAGATATACCAAATCCTGATCAGCTCCTGCTTCCTGGTATGTATGGAAATATAACGTTAAACCTCGATGTAATCGAAAACGCCGTAACAGTTCCCGCAGATGCTATCACTGTTGAAAAAAATAATAAGTATGTTTACAAGGTCAAAAATGGAAAGGTTGAGAAAGTGCAGATAGAAACAGGAATCGATGATGGTATTCGAGTTCAAGTTGTTACGGGACTTAAGGCAGGGGAAGAAATCATTATCAAAGGTAATAACACAGTTTCAGATGGAGATACAGTTAAAGTTACCAAAAGATATTAA
- a CDS encoding TolC family protein produces the protein MVMRGLGIFIILISTTLVFFSQSNATDSETNALEKDKVQKEKIGPEYSNNQEVSAPLESVELRLIGKDSLPIDLATAIRIASSDNLEIAEARARVLEAKGNSSAAFGGLIPVVSLFFGYGRTDGRVQGSFGELRDVTFDTLSPGIIASYILNPGESIYSAIAAHRNVDAVKSDESAITQDVLLAVVEGYYDLVEAQGNVNVSEKTVSDANNLVKIAEVLEKQGIGPGADVVRAKTDLANKEQRLITAQEEFREASADLALILKVDSSVTLFPSDTQIRQIKFVDNLNMLDDLINDTLKKHPEIMSASKQVDAAGAEVSGVWLGALGPEVLLEAEIGGIGDRFGNIGEREIYQGVIGVSLSASSYGEIKASRARLRRAEIRKEEERERLRADVVKTHDEVLSSEEKIIPAREELESAEESLKLSQVRFKRGLGLAVEVIQAEDALASARLNYIRSIINYNKAQVRLLNAIGEITVEKLVAGLQ, from the coding sequence ATGGTTATGCGCGGACTGGGTATATTTATAATTCTCATATCGACAACTCTCGTTTTTTTCTCCCAATCTAATGCAACAGATTCTGAAACTAATGCTCTCGAAAAGGATAAGGTTCAAAAAGAGAAAATTGGACCAGAGTATAGTAATAATCAAGAAGTATCGGCGCCTCTGGAGTCGGTCGAACTAAGGCTAATCGGAAAAGACAGCCTACCCATCGATCTCGCAACAGCAATACGCATAGCATCCAGTGACAATCTTGAGATTGCAGAGGCAAGAGCCCGGGTTTTAGAAGCAAAGGGAAACAGCAGTGCAGCATTTGGCGGCCTAATTCCGGTTGTGTCATTATTTTTTGGCTATGGGCGAACGGATGGTAGGGTCCAGGGAAGTTTTGGAGAGCTGAGGGATGTGACTTTCGATACACTGAGTCCGGGTATTATAGCGAGTTATATTCTTAACCCCGGCGAGTCAATATATAGTGCAATCGCAGCTCATCGCAACGTTGATGCAGTAAAATCGGATGAATCAGCAATTACACAGGATGTTTTACTTGCCGTAGTCGAAGGCTACTACGATCTTGTTGAGGCACAGGGTAATGTTAACGTGTCAGAAAAGACCGTCTCGGATGCTAACAACCTTGTAAAGATTGCCGAGGTCTTGGAGAAGCAGGGTATAGGACCAGGCGCTGATGTAGTCAGGGCAAAAACAGATCTGGCGAATAAAGAACAGAGATTGATTACTGCCCAAGAAGAATTTAGAGAAGCCTCGGCCGACCTGGCTCTTATTCTTAAGGTTGACTCTTCAGTAACACTTTTCCCAAGTGATACACAAATAAGGCAAATTAAGTTTGTAGATAATCTAAACATGCTGGATGATCTTATAAATGACACCTTAAAGAAACATCCTGAGATTATGAGCGCGAGCAAACAGGTCGATGCTGCTGGTGCTGAGGTGTCCGGAGTTTGGTTGGGTGCTTTGGGCCCTGAAGTTCTTCTCGAAGCCGAGATAGGTGGTATTGGTGATAGATTTGGAAACATAGGTGAAAGGGAGATTTATCAAGGGGTGATAGGTGTAAGTCTATCGGCTTCATCTTATGGTGAAATTAAAGCTTCACGCGCTAGATTAAGGAGGGCCGAGATTAGAAAGGAAGAGGAACGTGAACGTCTTAGAGCGGATGTGGTGAAAACACATGATGAGGTGTTATCGTCCGAAGAAAAAATTATTCCTGCAAGAGAAGAGCTAGAGTCAGCTGAAGAGTCGTTGAAGCTAAGTCAGGTAAGGTTTAAAAGGGGACTGGGCTTGGCGGTTGAAGTTATACAGGCTGAGGATGCGCTTGCCAGTGCACGACTTAACTATATTAGGTCAATAATAAATTACAATAAGGCTCAGGTAAGATTATTAAATGCAATAGGTGAAATTACTGTCGAGAAATTAGTAGCAGGCTTGCAGTGA
- a CDS encoding sigma-70 family RNA polymerase sigma factor, with protein sequence MNKSHREIKLVTVDENDEAISIEEIIMTNLDSIYSTALRLTKNKNDAEDLVQETCLKAFKHYEQISSNNKAKSWVYRILMNTFINSYRKKIKEPPLVDIELSESLLDHVVTIRNLSPEEIVLNYVLDEEIKEALDSLHVDFRAVIWLSDVEGFTYQEIQEILDCPVGTIASRLFRARSLLRETLFEYAKKRGVI encoded by the coding sequence ATGAATAAGTCACATAGGGAAATTAAGTTAGTAACGGTAGATGAAAATGATGAAGCTATCAGCATAGAAGAAATCATAATGACGAACCTGGATTCAATTTATTCTACGGCTCTCAGACTTACAAAAAATAAAAATGATGCGGAGGATTTGGTTCAAGAGACTTGTCTTAAAGCGTTTAAACACTATGAGCAGATAAGTTCGAATAATAAGGCGAAGTCATGGGTATACAGGATATTAATGAATACCTTTATTAACAGCTATAGAAAAAAGATTAAAGAGCCTCCTTTAGTTGATATAGAATTGAGCGAGTCACTCCTTGACCATGTGGTTACAATTCGCAATTTGAGTCCGGAGGAGATTGTGCTTAATTACGTTCTAGACGAGGAGATAAAAGAGGCGTTAGATAGTCTTCATGTTGATTTTAGAGCTGTCATTTGGCTCTCTGATGTTGAGGGTTTCACATATCAAGAGATTCAGGAAATTCTGGATTGTCCCGTTGGTACCATAGCATCAAGGCTTTTTAGAGCGAGAAGTCTATTAAGAGAGACACTTTTTGAATATGCCAAAAAAAGGGGAGTAATCTAA